One Corythoichthys intestinalis isolate RoL2023-P3 chromosome 9, ASM3026506v1, whole genome shotgun sequence DNA window includes the following coding sequences:
- the LOC130922094 gene encoding ammonium transporter Rh type B-like — protein MNPQTSLRVRLPALVLALQVALLILYAIFVTYDDDANAKLQNNETDPMENSVYSDYPFFADIQVMIFVGFGCLLAFFRFYGFSGMVFNFLTATFSIQWAIIFQGFFQFYYDGKIHLGVMNLLYAEFACAVVLISFGAVLGKVSPVQLLVMALLEIPVFAVTEWAVLKYVRINDAGGSILIHLFACYFGLGVTFALYRPALGEGHPKEITSYHSDILSTMGTLFLWVFWPSFNSALTFKGDDQHRAILHTFIGLSSSTITAFALSAVFNKRGKLTMADIQNVTLAGGVTVGASVDMMISPSAAYALGILGCAACFFGYKYLSPFLARHMKIQDQCGIHNLHGLTGLISSAAGICAILLATEETYGPSMYRIFSHRAPPEGDPKLLELRKLIPGLKAGLGRTARQQALYQLAAIFSTVAVSTVGGLLTGLVLKLPFLASPSDEDCFDDEVFFDMPSHLNGVEVNKSAVICDDVRVQKTN, from the coding sequence ATGAACCCGCAGACAAGTTTACGAGTACGTTTACCGGCGTTAGTGTTGGCGTTGCAAGTCGCCCTCCTGATTCTGTACGCCATCTTTGTCACCTACGACGACGACGCCAACGCCAAGCTACAAAATAATGAGACCGACCCGATGGAGAACAGCGTTTATAGCGACTATCCTTTCTTCGCCGACATCCAAGTGATGATCTTCGTAGGCTTCGGGTGCCTGCTGGCCTTCTTCCGATTCTACGGCTTCAGCGGCATGGTCTTCAACTTTCTCACGGCCACCTTTAGCATCCAGTGGGCTATTATCTTCCAGGGTTTTTTCCAGTTCTACTACGATGGCAAAATTCACCTGGGTGTGATGAACCTGCTGTACGCAGAGTTCGCCTGCGCCGTGGTGCTCATCTCCTTCGGGGCCGTGCTGGGCAAGGTGAGTCCGGTGCAGCTCCTGGTGATGGCTTTGCTGGAGATCCCCGTGTTCGCCGTGACAGAGTGGGCCGTATTGAAATACGTCCGAATAAACGACGCCGGCGGCAGCATCCTCATTCATTTGTTCGCCTGCTACTTTGGCCTGGGCGTGACCTTTGCGCTGTATCGCCCGGCCCTCGGTGAAGGGCAccccaaagaaatcaccagttACCATTCGGACATCCTCTCCACGATGGGAACCTTGTTCCTCTGGGTCTTCTGGCCCTCGTTCAACTCCGCGCTCACCTTCAAAGGTGACGATCAACACAGAGCCATTCTGCACACCTTTATCGGTCTGAGTTCATCCACCATCACCGCTTTCGCCCTTTCGGCGGTGTTTAACAAGAGAGGCAAGCTCACGATGGCCGACATCCAGAACGTGACTTTGGCCGGCGGCGTGACGGTAGGGGCGTCGGTGGACATGATGATCTCTCCTTCGGCCGCCTACGCTCTGGGCATCCTGGGCTGCGCCGCTTGCTTCTTTGGATACAAATATCTAAGCCCCTTTCTAGCACGCCACATGAAGATCCAGGACCAGTGCGGCATTCACAACCTGCACGGACTCACGGGCCTGATTTCGTCCGCGGCCGGAATCTGCGCCATCCTGCTCGCCACCGAGGAAACCTACGGGCCCAGCATGTACCGGATCTTCTCCCACCGCGCGCCGCCCGAGGGAGATCCCAAGCTGCTGGAGCTTCGGAAACTGATCCCCGGGCTGAAGGCGGGCTTGGGGCGTACGGCGCGACAGCAGGCGCTCTACCAACTGGCAGCCATCTTTTCCACCGTGGCGGTATCCACCGTCGGCGGGCTGCTGACCGGTTTGGTCTTGAAGCTGCCGTTTTTGGCTTCACCTTCAGACGAGGACTGTTTCGATGACGAGGTCTTCTTTGATATGCCGTCACATTTGAACGGCGTAGAAGTTAACAAGAGCGCCGTCATCTGCGATGATGTTCGTGTCCAGAAAACAAATT